Proteins from a genomic interval of Undibacterium parvum:
- the aspS gene encoding aspartate--tRNA ligase: MSMRTNYCGLTNEELLGQTVSLCGWVHRRRDHGGVIFIDLRDREGLVQIVCNPDAVEVFKAAESVRNEFCLRVTGVVRPRPDGTVNNNLKSGKIEVVCDMLEVLNASVTPPFQLDDDNLSETTRLTHRVLDLRRPQMQNNLRLRYKVTMEVRKFLDANGFIDIETPMLTKSTPEGARDYLVPSRVNAGEFFALPQSPQLFKQLLMVANFDRYYQITKCFRDEDLRADRQPEFTQIDCETSFMSEQEIRDMFENMMRLIFKNTLDIDLPNPFPVMDYFEAMGLYGSDKPDMRVKLQFTDLTEVMKDVDFKVFSGAANMPNGRVVGMRVPGGANMPRSEIDAYTQFVAIYGAKGLAYIKVNEVAKGRDGLQSPIVKNLHDAALTQILALTGAQDGDLIFFGADKAKIVNDAIGALRVKVGHSEFGKNNGLFENVWKPLWVIDFPMFEYDEANDRWSATHHPFTAPKDGHEDLMESDPGNCISKAYDMVLNGWELGGGSVRIHRADVQSKVFRALKIDAEEAQLKFGFLLDALQYGAPPHGGLAFGLDRIVTMMTGAESIRDVIAFPKTQRAQCLLTQAPSAVDEKQLRELHIRLRAVEPVIKG; this comes from the coding sequence ATGTCCATGCGTACCAATTACTGTGGCCTCACCAATGAGGAATTACTCGGTCAAACCGTTAGCCTGTGCGGCTGGGTACATCGTCGCCGCGACCATGGCGGTGTGATTTTTATCGACTTGCGCGACCGCGAAGGTCTGGTTCAGATCGTCTGCAATCCAGATGCAGTGGAAGTGTTCAAGGCGGCCGAATCGGTGCGTAATGAATTCTGTCTGCGTGTCACCGGTGTAGTACGCCCGCGCCCAGATGGCACAGTGAATAACAATCTGAAATCCGGCAAAATTGAAGTGGTCTGCGATATGCTGGAAGTGTTGAACGCTTCGGTCACTCCACCGTTCCAGTTGGATGACGACAATCTGTCTGAAACCACACGTCTGACGCATCGCGTACTCGATTTGCGCCGTCCGCAAATGCAAAACAATTTGCGTCTGCGTTACAAGGTCACAATGGAAGTGCGTAAGTTCTTGGACGCTAACGGTTTCATCGATATCGAAACCCCTATGCTGACCAAGTCGACGCCAGAAGGCGCGCGCGATTACCTGGTGCCTTCGCGTGTCAACGCTGGTGAATTTTTCGCGCTGCCACAATCGCCGCAATTGTTCAAGCAACTGCTGATGGTGGCTAACTTTGATCGTTACTATCAGATCACCAAATGTTTCCGCGATGAAGATCTGCGCGCTGACCGTCAGCCAGAATTTACCCAGATCGATTGCGAAACTTCTTTCATGTCCGAGCAAGAAATCCGCGACATGTTTGAAAACATGATGCGCCTGATTTTCAAGAATACGCTAGACATCGATTTGCCAAATCCTTTCCCTGTCATGGATTACTTCGAAGCCATGGGGCTGTATGGTTCGGATAAGCCAGACATGCGCGTCAAGCTGCAATTTACTGACCTCACCGAGGTGATGAAAGACGTTGATTTCAAAGTCTTTAGCGGTGCCGCGAATATGCCAAATGGCCGCGTGGTTGGTATGCGTGTACCAGGTGGCGCCAACATGCCACGTTCTGAGATCGATGCTTACACCCAGTTCGTGGCGATCTACGGTGCTAAGGGTTTGGCTTATATCAAGGTCAATGAAGTTGCCAAAGGTCGTGATGGTTTGCAATCGCCTATCGTCAAGAACCTGCACGATGCAGCACTGACACAAATCCTGGCATTGACCGGCGCGCAAGACGGCGATCTGATTTTCTTCGGCGCGGATAAGGCCAAGATCGTTAATGACGCTATCGGTGCTTTGCGGGTTAAAGTCGGTCACAGCGAATTCGGTAAGAACAACGGCTTGTTCGAGAATGTCTGGAAGCCACTCTGGGTAATCGACTTCCCTATGTTTGAATACGATGAAGCCAATGACCGCTGGTCGGCTACGCACCATCCTTTCACTGCGCCAAAAGACGGTCATGAAGATTTGATGGAAAGCGATCCGGGCAATTGCATCTCGAAAGCCTACGACATGGTCTTGAATGGTTGGGAGCTCGGTGGTGGTTCTGTGCGTATCCACCGTGCCGATGTACAGAGCAAGGTATTCCGCGCCCTGAAGATCGATGCCGAAGAAGCGCAATTGAAGTTTGGTTTCTTGCTGGACGCATTGCAATACGGCGCGCCTCCGCATGGTGGTCTGGCCTTCGGTTTGGATCGCATCGTTACCATGATGACCGGTGCCGAGTCTATCCGTGACGTGATCGCTTTCCCGAAAACCCAGCGCGCCCAGTGTCTGCTGACACAAGCGCCGTCGGCGGTGGACGAGAAGCAATTGCGTGAATTGCATATCCGTTTGCGTGCTGTAGAGCCTGTGATTAAAGGCTAA
- the nudB gene encoding dihydroneopterin triphosphate diphosphatase codes for MNFKIPVSVLVVIYTENLEVLLIERADKPGFWQSVTGSQDSLDEVMRDTAQREVAEETGIDTALFALADWKISNVYEIYPVWRHRYAPGVTRNTEHVFGLCVPRDVAITLAPREHLQYQWLPHREAADLCFSASNAEAILQLPHYRHGA; via the coding sequence ATGAATTTTAAAATCCCCGTCTCTGTGCTGGTCGTCATCTATACTGAAAACTTAGAGGTGTTGTTGATAGAACGTGCCGATAAGCCCGGGTTCTGGCAATCGGTGACTGGCTCGCAGGACAGTTTGGATGAAGTGATGCGCGATACCGCTCAGCGTGAAGTGGCCGAAGAGACGGGTATTGATACGGCTTTATTCGCGCTAGCCGATTGGAAAATTTCTAATGTGTATGAAATTTATCCGGTCTGGCGGCATCGTTATGCGCCTGGCGTGACGCGCAATACCGAACATGTATTTGGGCTCTGTGTGCCACGCGATGTCGCCATTACTTTGGCGCCGCGTGAGCATTTACAGTATCAGTGGTTGCCGCATAGAGAGGCGGCTGATCTGTGTTTTTCCGCCTCCAACGCCGAAGCGATTTTGCAATTGCCGCATTACCGTCACGGCGCTTAA
- a CDS encoding endonuclease/exonuclease/phosphatase family protein has product MKLKIATYNIHKGVSAFGRKARIHGLKEAISLLDADLVFLQEVQGQHDYHAENHTRWPEMGQDAFIAGDTHEVAYGMNAVYQHGHHGNALLSRFAISSSYNHDVSDHAYEQRGILHVVIRLGSLDVHCFVIHLGLFATSRRRQVQALIKEIQSNLPADAPLIIAGDFNDWSKGLSQTLYQELGVREAFDGERAQSGSLLSLSGMRGLMPQPRFKHAHTFPVEMPCLCLDRVYLRGFEVEQAKVLRGAPWTTLSDHLPILVTLDFSSAIAAAMAAKASSA; this is encoded by the coding sequence ATGAAGCTAAAGATTGCCACTTACAATATTCATAAAGGCGTCAGCGCTTTCGGTCGAAAAGCGCGCATCCATGGCCTAAAAGAAGCGATCAGTCTACTCGATGCCGATCTGGTGTTTTTGCAAGAAGTGCAGGGGCAGCATGATTATCACGCCGAAAACCATACGCGTTGGCCTGAGATGGGACAGGATGCCTTTATCGCCGGTGATACCCATGAAGTCGCGTATGGCATGAATGCGGTGTATCAGCATGGCCACCACGGCAATGCCTTGCTGAGTCGCTTTGCGATCAGCTCATCCTACAATCATGATGTTTCCGATCATGCCTATGAGCAGCGTGGTATTTTGCATGTGGTGATACGCTTGGGTAGTCTAGACGTGCATTGTTTTGTGATCCATCTGGGCCTATTCGCCACCAGTCGACGGCGTCAGGTCCAGGCCTTGATTAAAGAGATACAGAGCAATTTACCGGCCGATGCGCCACTGATTATTGCCGGTGATTTCAATGACTGGAGCAAGGGCCTGAGCCAAACCTTGTATCAGGAATTGGGCGTGCGCGAAGCCTTTGATGGCGAGCGTGCTCAGAGCGGCTCTTTACTCAGTCTGAGCGGCATGCGCGGTTTGATGCCGCAGCCGCGTTTTAAGCATGCCCATACCTTTCCGGTTGAAATGCCTTGTCTATGTCTAGATAGAGTGTATCTGCGTGGTTTTGAGGTGGAGCAAGCCAAAGTATTGCGCGGCGCGCCCTGGACTACTTTATCGGATCATTTACCTATCCTGGTGACTCTGGATTTTTCATCTGCAATTGCTGCCGCCATGGCAGCCAAGGCAAGCTCGGCTTAA